A window of Ignavibacteriales bacterium genomic DNA:
GTATGCAAATGTCGTCCTCCGGGGAACAGCACTCGGTTCCTCCACGAATTCGTCCGGGTTCTATCACATCTCCTCTGTCCCGCCCGGCACGTACGTGTTGATGGTCTCCCAGGTCGGATTTCGTACAAAGGAGCACACGGTTACTGTACGCGAAAACCAGATCCTCCAGAAAGATATTCAGCTTTCGGCAACGGTCATCGAAAAAGAGGAGATGCTTGTTGTCGGAGAGAGACCGGCGCGCCCGAATGAAGCGAACCTTGGTCTGCAGAAGATCTCGACAAAGGAAATTGCCATGGTGCCGCCGGGAGTCGAGTCGGACATTTTCCGTGTGTTGCAGTCAAATCCGGGAGTGGCCACAACAAGCGATATCAGCGCCCGCTATTACGTGCGCGGCGGCGGAAGCGACCAGAACCTCGTTCTTCTGAATGGCGCAACTGTGTACAGTCCCTTTCATACGCTGGGGATCTTCAGCGTTGTGGACCCTGAAATGGTCTCGCTGCTCGAATTCCACGAAGGTGGGTTCCCTCCATCATACGGGGGGAGACTCTCCTCTATATTGAACGTTGTGACGCGGGATGGAAACCGGAACCGCTTCCAGGAGACGGCGAATGCAACACTGCTCGCCGGCAAGGTAGCGTTGGAAGGCCCTATTTCGGGAGGCTCTTTTCTGGTGACGGGGAGGAAGAGCTGGTACGCTTCGGTGATGAAACACTATCTGAGAAACCAGGACTCTCCGTTTGATTTCTATGACCTGTCCTGGAAGCTGAGTTACGCGAATCCGGACATCGACGAAAACAGCCGGTTCGCTTTTCACGGATTTCTGAGCGGCGACCAGGTGATCAACGACGACCCGTTTCAGGAAAACTACCTGATCCGCAACAGGATCCTGGGTTTGAACTGGCACAAGATATGGTCGACTCCGCTCTACTCCGTGGTGTCAATTTCGTACAGCGGATTTGATGCCGAACTGTATCCGAACCTGAGCCAGGCCAAACCGCGGAAAAACCGCGTGTCGGATTTCACGGCAGACTGGGACTTCACCTATTTGTATGACAGCAAAGATGAATTCGTGTTCGGGTGGCAGAACAAATTTCTTTCAACGTCGCTGGAATTGCAGAACCTGTACGGGAAAAAACTCTCGGTCGACCAGCACGGTGTGGACCTGAGCGCGTACGCTGACTACAGGTTCTATCGGTGGGACAATATCGGGTTTACGATCGGCATCCGGTTCAAGCTCGTTGCGGTCTCGGAGTATCGCCCGCTCCTCTACGAACTCCGCGGGAGTTTAACATATCGGTTGACACCCTCGGTTTCGTTCAAAGGGTCATTCGGATGGTACTCACAGGAAATGACGACGCTCTCTGATGAGAGCGAACTGATTTCCGTTTTTGAGCCCTGGGTGATCACACCCAATTACCTCAACTCCGCCCGCGCAGCCCATTTCTCGCTGGGGATGAAAACGCAATGGAGAGATGATTTGACGACGGAACTCGTTGGGTACTTCAAACCCATCGCAAACCTCGTTGATATCAATGAGAGAAAATTCACCGAGAAGGACCGGGATTTCGTGAATGTCGACGGGGAGTCGTACGGTCTCGAATTGCTCACATTGTACCAGCCCGGCAGAATGTATGCCAAGATCGGATATGCGCTGAGCTGGGCGTTCAAGGTTAGAAACGGAGTATGGTACTTCCCGAGGTACGACATACGTCATGCGATGAATGTGCTTGTAGGGTATGAACTCGGATCCGGTTGGCAGACGAGCGCGACGTGGTCCGTCCATTCAGGTATGCCCTTTACACCGATCGCCGGGTACTATGATCGGGTCGATTTCGAACCCTGGTCTTCCAACTATGATAGAGGAAGTGTGGAGCCGTCCACAGTTTGGGGAAGCAGAAACTCAGCACGGCTTCCGGCCTACCACCGCCTTGACCTCAGTCTCAGCAGAAAATTCCAGATCGAGAACGCGAACATCACGGCTGGAATCAGCCTCATCAATGTCTACGACAACAAGAACGTCTTCTATTTCAACCGTGACACGGGAAAAGCAGTGTATATGCTACGGATTCTTCCCTCCGTTTCGTTGAAGGTCGAATTATGATGCGCAGGGGAATCATACTGATCATAGGCTTCGTACTGCTGATGTCGGCGGGATGCGATCAGTCCTTCAATCCCAAAGCCGTTACGCGCGATGAATACGTATTACAGTGCTATGTTCAGGCAACCGCAGGCAGGCCGTCTTCGACAGTGAGCGCATTGCTCGCGAGGGTGTACGACGTGGATGGGTTCGATCCGTCAGTCAACACAAACGATCCTTCGGTTGTCGGGGCTTCGTTGAGGGTAACGGTCAACGGCCGGGAATATCCGATGAAGGACAGTCTCCGATTCAACCCCGACTCCCTGCGGTACGGTTCGAAGCAGCACTCCTACTACGGCCGGATGCCGCTCCCTGCGCCGTCCGACAAAATATCGATTACGGCGACTCTTCCCGATGGGAGAAAATTGACCGCTCAAACGGAGGCTCCGGCGATCCGCCCTGTTGCTTCGTCCTTCGATTTTCCCCAGGGCATCAATCCAAGAATGAACTTCCCGCCGGGAGTCAAAAACTGGGTGCTCAGCTGGGATAACGGTGCTGCAACCGATCCTCACTTGTTCTTCCCGCGGCTCGTGATCTCCTATGCCAAGATGGTAGGCTCTGCGGAGGTGATGGGCACAATAGAGGTTCCGCTGAAGTACTTTGCCGGATCGAAAGGTCCGACGGCTCTCTATCCGTCGTATACGATGGAGACTTCCTTGACGTTTGATTTTGCTGCCATCGATTCAGCGATGGCGAACATCTCGGCCGGTGATCCGCAAAAGAGCAATTACGGAGTTCACGGAGCGACCTTTGTGCTCATGGAATACGACACGCCGCTGTCGAAGTACTACTCCAGCGTCCACGGCTCGCTCGATCAGTTTTCGGTACGCGTCGATCAACTGGTGTACTCCAATATCGGGGGAGGGATCGGGATTTTCGGCACATACTTTGTGAACCAGTCATTATTCTTTCTTGATTTCAACTACGTAAGGTCCTTTGGGTACAACTATCGTTGACAGACCCCAACGCCTTGTCCGCAACCGGGAAAAACAATAAATCGAAAGACCATCGTTCAGGAGAATCAATGAGGCTTCGTGTTCTTTGTGCAATGTTTGGCATCGTTCTCTCTGCTCCGCTGTTCGGACAGGTCGCGGACCATATCGTGATCAGTGAAGTCTATGGCGGGGGAGGCAATAGCGGTTCGACGTGGAAGAATGACTTTGTTGAACTCTATAATCCGACGAATGCTCCAGTCACCTTGGTCAATTGGTCGGTTCAGTATGCTTCCGCGACGGGATCATTCGGCACAACGAATCTTCATGTCTTTTC
This region includes:
- a CDS encoding TonB-dependent receptor, with protein sequence MQRVLRKRSHPRRYVVFLFLTSMAAIGPPAFSQAAIDQGRIRGTVTDSSNGQPIPYANVVLRGTALGSSTNSSGFYHISSVPPGTYVLMVSQVGFRTKEHTVTVRENQILQKDIQLSATVIEKEEMLVVGERPARPNEANLGLQKISTKEIAMVPPGVESDIFRVLQSNPGVATTSDISARYYVRGGGSDQNLVLLNGATVYSPFHTLGIFSVVDPEMVSLLEFHEGGFPPSYGGRLSSILNVVTRDGNRNRFQETANATLLAGKVALEGPISGGSFLVTGRKSWYASVMKHYLRNQDSPFDFYDLSWKLSYANPDIDENSRFAFHGFLSGDQVINDDPFQENYLIRNRILGLNWHKIWSTPLYSVVSISYSGFDAELYPNLSQAKPRKNRVSDFTADWDFTYLYDSKDEFVFGWQNKFLSTSLELQNLYGKKLSVDQHGVDLSAYADYRFYRWDNIGFTIGIRFKLVAVSEYRPLLYELRGSLTYRLTPSVSFKGSFGWYSQEMTTLSDESELISVFEPWVITPNYLNSARAAHFSLGMKTQWRDDLTTELVGYFKPIANLVDINERKFTEKDRDFVNVDGESYGLELLTLYQPGRMYAKIGYALSWAFKVRNGVWYFPRYDIRHAMNVLVGYELGSGWQTSATWSVHSGMPFTPIAGYYDRVDFEPWSSNYDRGSVEPSTVWGSRNSARLPAYHRLDLSLSRKFQIENANITAGISLINVYDNKNVFYFNRDTGKAVYMLRILPSVSLKVEL